One window of the Candidatus Jettenia sp. genome contains the following:
- the lipB gene encoding lipoyl(octanoyl) transferase LipB: MKRQNLLLQLDIMEYGEAWELQKLLLDARISDKIKDCFLLLQHPPTFTFGRRYKEINLIANKRQYEDKGFAVYKTDRGGLATYHGPGQIVGYPVIKMCTYTKDYYQYLRMLEEVMIRTLSDFGIRAERKEEYTGVWINKAKIGFIGVRIALGYTMHGFSLNVNNDVSPFNYITPCGIQGVTTTSVQELSSIKISVSDVYTRIASHYSEVFQIQLLPVEMEPIFQKIGFKKKRLLCKGANLKVCPA, from the coding sequence ATGAAAAGACAAAATCTTCTCCTCCAGCTTGATATCATGGAATACGGTGAAGCCTGGGAGCTTCAAAAGTTGTTATTAGATGCCAGAATTTCTGATAAAATAAAGGATTGTTTTCTCTTACTTCAACACCCTCCTACTTTTACGTTTGGCCGCAGATATAAAGAAATTAATTTAATAGCGAATAAAAGGCAGTATGAGGATAAGGGTTTTGCCGTCTATAAAACGGATCGGGGTGGCCTGGCTACTTATCATGGTCCAGGTCAGATAGTTGGTTATCCTGTCATAAAAATGTGTACCTATACGAAGGACTATTATCAATACCTGAGAATGCTGGAAGAGGTGATGATAAGGACGCTATCAGACTTTGGCATCAGGGCGGAACGAAAAGAGGAATACACAGGTGTCTGGATAAACAAGGCAAAGATCGGATTTATTGGTGTTCGGATTGCACTTGGCTATACCATGCATGGATTCTCTCTTAACGTGAATAACGATGTATCGCCATTTAATTATATAACTCCTTGTGGAATTCAGGGAGTAACGACTACGTCTGTTCAGGAGCTGTCCAGTATAAAGATATCTGTTTCTGATGTGTATACGAGAATTGCCAGTCATTATTCAGAGGTATTTCAAATACAGCTCCTACCGGTTGAAATGGAACCAATATTTCAAAAGATTGGTTTTAAGAAAAAGAGACTTCTTTGCAAAGGCGCAAATCTGAAGGTTTGTCCTGCGTAG
- a CDS encoding alpha-ketoacid dehydrogenase subunit beta: protein MKEITYLEAIKQAMDEEMTRDPSVFILGEDVGIFGGAFRATEGFLEKYGTWRVIDTPLSESGFTGAAIGAALAGMRPIVEMQFADFITCSFDQLVTVAAKNHYRWGAATPIVVRAPCGGNIHGGPFHSQCIEGYFFNVPGLKIVFPSTVYDAKGLLKAAVRDNDPVIYCEHKYLYRRIKDSIPEEDYVVPIGKARVALEGNDVSVITYGAMVYTALEAAQRLKEQGCSVEVIDLRTLLPLDNKSLFDTVKKTNKVVVLHEQTKTGGVGAEVSALINEYCFDYLDGPIIRIAAPDTPVPYSPPLEEAFIPQVKDVVSAVEKLMRY, encoded by the coding sequence ATGAAAGAGATTACCTACCTCGAAGCAATTAAACAGGCAATGGATGAAGAAATGACAAGAGATCCAAGCGTGTTTATTTTGGGTGAAGATGTTGGAATTTTTGGCGGTGCTTTCCGTGCGACTGAAGGATTTTTGGAAAAGTACGGAACATGGCGCGTTATTGACACTCCATTATCTGAATCCGGCTTTACCGGTGCTGCAATTGGCGCGGCGCTCGCTGGTATGCGGCCAATAGTGGAAATGCAGTTTGCAGATTTTATCACATGCTCCTTTGATCAGTTGGTAACGGTAGCAGCAAAGAACCATTACCGATGGGGAGCGGCGACTCCGATTGTCGTGCGGGCGCCGTGCGGGGGAAATATTCATGGTGGACCATTCCACTCCCAATGTATTGAAGGATACTTTTTTAATGTGCCCGGATTAAAAATCGTTTTTCCTTCCACGGTATATGATGCGAAAGGCTTATTAAAGGCGGCGGTTCGCGATAATGATCCTGTTATTTATTGCGAACATAAATACCTCTATAGACGTATCAAAGATTCTATTCCCGAAGAAGATTACGTTGTGCCGATAGGGAAGGCCCGGGTTGCTCTGGAAGGGAATGATGTATCAGTTATTACCTATGGAGCAATGGTATATACCGCCCTGGAGGCTGCGCAAAGATTAAAGGAACAGGGTTGTTCGGTTGAAGTTATCGATCTGAGGACTCTTCTGCCTTTAGACAACAAATCTCTGTTCGATACCGTAAAAAAAACAAACAAGGTTGTTGTGTTACATGAACAAACGAAGACGGGTGGCGTAGGCGCCGAAGTCTCCGCCTTAATCAATGAGTACTGTTTTGATTACCTCGATGGCCCTATTATCCGCATTGCTGCCCCTGATACCCCTGTACCCTATAGCCCGCCATTGGAAGAAGCTTTTATTCCGCAGGTAAAGGATGTCGTTTCTGCAGTAGAGAAACTCATGCGATATTAA
- a CDS encoding phosphatidylinositol 4-kinase produces the protein MIKQEDINIKDCKNNIREKGMKKEIFGSIKDKEIAHITYDRWMGGPRGPERITFKDGSAVIFKCDIRHYWMADNPDTPIREAIVYQIDKIVELGLVPKTMVIDDTINKTRYDGSVQEWIQDAKDGYQVEKFTEEQRKDFIRLKAFDFVIGNNDRHLGNILFTEDGKMHAVDNNACLIIDKHEDILSFSDSIIPFFSRTVVHDMPYIVDLIEKFYHNKNKILDLIDKYIHDNTELAKLMVESRINYLYKMIKKYKPFSRKYREWREGLEEEVNAILQKNVLP, from the coding sequence ATGATCAAACAAGAAGATATAAATATAAAGGATTGCAAAAATAATATTCGTGAAAAGGGTATGAAAAAAGAGATCTTTGGCAGTATAAAGGATAAGGAAATAGCTCACATAACGTATGACCGATGGATGGGAGGCCCACGCGGGCCAGAAAGAATAACATTTAAGGATGGTAGCGCTGTAATATTTAAGTGTGATATCCGGCATTACTGGATGGCCGATAATCCCGATACCCCAATTCGGGAAGCGATTGTTTATCAAATTGATAAGATAGTAGAACTTGGTCTGGTGCCTAAAACGATGGTGATCGATGACACCATCAATAAAACACGATATGATGGCTCAGTTCAGGAATGGATCCAGGATGCTAAAGATGGATATCAGGTAGAAAAATTTACCGAGGAACAGAGAAAAGATTTTATACGGTTAAAGGCATTTGATTTTGTAATTGGAAATAACGACAGGCATTTAGGAAATATATTATTTACAGAAGATGGTAAGATGCATGCGGTAGATAATAATGCCTGCCTTATTATCGATAAGCATGAGGATATTTTATCTTTTTCAGATTCAATAATACCCTTTTTTAGCAGAACTGTTGTCCATGATATGCCATATATTGTTGATCTCATAGAAAAGTTTTACCATAATAAAAACAAAATATTAGACCTCATAGATAAATATATCCATGATAATACAGAACTTGCTAAGCTTATGGTAGAGTCAAGGATTAATTATCTCTACAAGATGATAAAAAAATATAAACCATTCTCCAGAAAGTATAGAGAATGGCGAGAGGGGTTGGAGGAGGAAGTGAATGCTATCTTACAAAAGAATGTCTTACCGTAG
- a CDS encoding metallophosphatase family protein, with product MKILVISDIHGNLNALEAVCEEEADLVFCLGDIVNYGPYPRECIKKVRDLTDIIVRGNHDHAVGRDMDCGCSVKYQELSNAGKVFTRDILNTSEKNFLGNLPITLHREAEGKSFLLVHGSPSGDIYKYLKPDISDEELEDKIKGIHADVIFIGHTHLPMVQRIKDIVIVNPGSVGQPRDGIPEASYAVWEDGQIEIKRAQYDIEATICGLQATNMSYQQIEILAGILRKGGM from the coding sequence ATGAAAATACTGGTAATATCCGACATACATGGTAATCTCAATGCATTAGAAGCGGTATGTGAAGAAGAAGCTGATTTAGTTTTTTGTCTGGGTGATATAGTAAATTATGGGCCATACCCCAGGGAATGTATTAAAAAAGTTCGGGACTTAACGGATATCATTGTTCGTGGAAATCATGATCATGCGGTAGGGAGGGATATGGATTGCGGGTGTTCTGTAAAATACCAGGAACTCAGTAATGCGGGAAAGGTCTTCACACGTGACATCTTAAATACATCCGAAAAAAACTTTCTTGGTAATTTACCCATAACACTGCATAGAGAGGCAGAGGGAAAGTCATTTTTATTAGTGCACGGCTCGCCCAGTGGCGATATTTATAAATACCTTAAACCCGATATTTCTGATGAGGAATTAGAGGACAAGATAAAGGGTATTCATGCCGATGTTATTTTTATCGGCCATACGCATCTTCCGATGGTACAGAGAATAAAGGATATAGTTATCGTGAATCCTGGCAGTGTGGGTCAACCCCGTGATGGTATTCCTGAGGCATCATACGCTGTATGGGAAGATGGTCAAATTGAGATAAAACGGGCGCAATACGATATTGAGGCAACTATTTGCGGATTACAAGCAACAAATATGTCATATCAACAGATTGAAATACTTGCAGGGATTTTAAGAAAAGGCGGAATGTAG
- a CDS encoding 2-oxo acid dehydrogenase subunit E2: MPIDVIMPQMGESVAEGTILKWLVHEGDRVEKEQPIVEISTDKIDTEVPASVTGVIKKILYPEGKTVPVQTVIAHIEAVEQTEGADISEEKLKVAKAVEKAKVTEEIEKAEERGRRYSPLVRKLAQEYAINLEEVKGTGEGGRVTKRDVMDYMASKAVTPAPSRTEGETKVFERETLIPFNPKRKITADRMVQSKRTAAHVTTVFEIDMTSIERYRELNKNALKREEIHLTYLPFITLATVRALKEHPLLNSSWTDEGIVQKNYYNIGIAVSLEDGLIVPVVHDADKKDLLQLAQEIQDLAQRSRTKRLKPEDVQGGTFTITNYGINGSLFGTPVIVLPQAAILGVGSVLKRPVVIADAIAIRSMMYLSLSFDHRIMDGANADMFLRRVKNILEGWEVSPYKKEISYEKTKSSPPA, encoded by the coding sequence ATGCCTATTGACGTGATTATGCCACAGATGGGTGAAAGCGTAGCTGAAGGAACTATTCTCAAATGGCTTGTACATGAAGGGGATCGTGTTGAGAAGGAACAACCTATTGTTGAAATAAGTACCGATAAGATTGATACTGAAGTGCCTGCATCTGTTACCGGTGTTATAAAGAAAATTCTGTATCCTGAAGGAAAGACCGTGCCGGTACAGACAGTAATTGCTCACATTGAAGCTGTTGAACAAACAGAAGGCGCAGATATATCAGAAGAAAAGCTCAAGGTCGCAAAAGCGGTTGAAAAAGCAAAGGTAACAGAAGAAATTGAAAAAGCAGAAGAGAGAGGAAGAAGATACTCGCCCCTGGTGCGGAAATTAGCTCAGGAATATGCTATTAATCTGGAAGAAGTAAAGGGTACGGGTGAAGGAGGACGTGTTACAAAAAGGGACGTTATGGATTATATGGCTTCAAAAGCCGTTACTCCTGCACCTTCCCGAACAGAAGGCGAAACAAAGGTTTTTGAGAGAGAAACGCTTATTCCTTTCAATCCCAAGCGAAAGATTACCGCCGACAGGATGGTACAAAGCAAGCGGACAGCAGCTCATGTAACAACCGTATTTGAGATTGATATGACATCTATTGAACGATATCGGGAATTAAATAAAAACGCCCTGAAAAGAGAGGAAATACATCTTACGTATCTGCCGTTCATAACGCTTGCAACAGTACGCGCACTTAAAGAACATCCTCTCCTGAACTCCTCCTGGACAGATGAGGGTATTGTGCAGAAAAATTATTATAATATAGGAATAGCCGTGTCTCTTGAGGATGGACTCATCGTTCCTGTGGTACACGATGCTGATAAAAAGGATCTGCTGCAATTAGCTCAGGAAATTCAGGATCTGGCTCAACGTTCACGCACAAAGAGATTAAAACCCGAAGATGTACAGGGAGGGACTTTTACTATTACTAATTATGGTATTAACGGAAGTTTGTTTGGAACGCCTGTCATCGTATTGCCACAAGCGGCTATATTAGGTGTTGGATCTGTACTAAAAAGACCTGTTGTCATAGCGGATGCGATTGCAATTCGTTCCATGATGTATCTCAGCCTCTCATTCGATCATCGGATTATGGATGGAGCAAATGCCGATATGTTTCTTCGCAGAGTAAAAAATATTTTAGAAGGATGGGAGGTTTCCCCTTATAAGAAGGAGATATCGTATGAAAAGACAAAATCTTCTCCTCCAGCTTGA
- the dnaK gene encoding molecular chaperone DnaK — protein sequence MAKIIGIDLGTSNSAAAALIGGKPTIIPSAEGSTLGGKAFPSYVAFTKDGEKLVGEPARRQAVSNPEGTIYGIKRKMGTDHKVTIRGKTFTPQQISAFILQKIKQDAEAFLGERIEKAVITVPAYFNDNQRQATKDAGTIAGLDVVRIINEPTAAALAYGLDKVEKSQKILVFDFGGGTLDCTVMDFGQGVFEVVSTSGDTQLGGTDMDNTIVEYLVDEFKKEYGIDIKNDKMAMQRLREAAEKAKIELSTTLTTDINLPFLTADASGPKHFTHTLTRAKLEQLVSPIVSRCAHSVEQALKDAKLTPNDIDKVILVGGPTRMPVVQRFVEDYLGKKIERGIDPMECVAMGAAIQAGVLSGEVKDLVLLDVTPLSLGIETLGGVLTRLIDRNTTIPTKKSQVFTTAEDNQTSVEIHVLQGERAMARDNVTLGKFHLTGIPPAPRGVPQVEVSFDIDANGIINVHAKDLGTGNEQKITITASTKLNKEDIDRMVKQAQEYADQDKRSKEKAEIKNKADNLAYSAEKTLKDMAGKIDAAQKEKVEAAIRDLRESVKSEDETGMQQKMDALTNVLHEISAKMYQESAKKGEQQPPPPPGSEGKKKEGKKGEGGEEDIIDADYEVKE from the coding sequence ATGGCAAAGATTATTGGTATAGATTTGGGGACAAGTAATTCTGCTGCAGCCGCATTGATCGGTGGCAAACCCACCATAATTCCCAGCGCGGAAGGCTCAACCCTGGGTGGCAAAGCATTTCCTTCATATGTTGCATTTACAAAAGATGGTGAAAAACTCGTGGGTGAGCCTGCAAGAAGGCAGGCCGTTAGCAACCCTGAAGGGACTATCTATGGAATTAAGAGAAAAATGGGCACCGATCATAAAGTCACCATTCGTGGTAAAACCTTCACTCCTCAGCAAATATCCGCATTTATCTTGCAGAAGATAAAACAGGATGCCGAAGCATTTCTTGGTGAGCGGATTGAAAAGGCGGTAATTACCGTTCCTGCCTATTTTAATGATAATCAGAGGCAAGCTACCAAAGACGCGGGAACTATTGCCGGGCTGGACGTAGTCCGTATTATTAATGAGCCTACAGCAGCAGCATTGGCCTATGGGCTTGATAAGGTTGAGAAATCCCAAAAAATCCTTGTGTTTGATTTTGGTGGTGGTACCCTGGATTGTACCGTTATGGATTTCGGGCAAGGTGTTTTTGAGGTGGTTTCAACAAGTGGCGATACCCAACTGGGCGGCACCGATATGGATAACACTATTGTTGAATATCTGGTGGATGAATTTAAGAAGGAATACGGTATTGACATTAAAAATGATAAGATGGCTATGCAACGGTTAAGAGAAGCTGCGGAAAAGGCGAAAATAGAGCTTTCGACAACCCTCACAACCGATATTAATCTTCCGTTCCTTACCGCCGATGCCTCCGGGCCGAAGCACTTTACCCATACATTAACCAGGGCAAAGCTGGAACAACTCGTTTCTCCGATTGTCAGCCGATGCGCTCATTCAGTTGAACAGGCATTAAAAGACGCTAAGTTGACGCCAAATGACATCGACAAGGTTATTCTTGTTGGCGGTCCCACACGCATGCCAGTCGTACAGAGGTTTGTTGAAGATTATTTAGGGAAGAAAATCGAACGGGGAATTGATCCTATGGAATGTGTAGCCATGGGCGCAGCAATTCAGGCTGGTGTATTATCCGGAGAGGTCAAAGATCTTGTTCTTCTCGATGTAACGCCTCTCTCCCTTGGTATCGAAACCCTTGGTGGTGTGTTAACTCGTTTAATTGACAGAAACACAACCATTCCTACCAAGAAGAGCCAGGTTTTTACAACAGCGGAGGATAACCAGACGAGTGTGGAAATCCATGTACTTCAAGGCGAAAGGGCAATGGCCAGAGATAATGTGACACTGGGGAAGTTTCATCTTACCGGTATACCTCCTGCGCCACGAGGCGTTCCTCAGGTTGAAGTAAGTTTTGATATTGATGCAAATGGTATTATCAATGTTCATGCAAAGGATCTCGGCACAGGAAATGAACAAAAAATTACCATTACGGCTTCAACAAAGCTGAATAAAGAAGATATTGACCGCATGGTGAAACAGGCACAGGAATATGCAGACCAGGATAAACGGTCAAAAGAAAAGGCCGAAATAAAAAATAAGGCAGATAATCTTGCTTATAGTGCGGAAAAGACCTTAAAGGACATGGCAGGAAAGATAGATGCTGCTCAGAAAGAAAAGGTCGAAGCCGCTATTCGGGATTTGAGAGAATCGGTAAAATCCGAAGATGAAACGGGTATGCAGCAAAAGATGGATGCCCTGACAAATGTGCTGCATGAAATTAGCGCGAAGATGTATCAGGAATCTGCAAAAAAAGGAGAACAGCAACCACCACCTCCTCCCGGAAGTGAAGGGAAGAAAAAGGAAGGGAAGAAGGGTGAAGGTGGAGAGGAAGATATTATCGATGCTGATTATGAAGTAAAAGAATAA
- a CDS encoding nucleotide exchange factor GrpE, giving the protein MSNEAEKDTNHPSEKVEVVQPSEVLFAEQQAIIQSLKQELESGKKKICETQEAMRRLAADFDNYQKRVVKERQDIERTATASLIKKLLDIYESLEKAICSSKDAAGNEIVDGIKLIFKEFSRIMKSEGLEPIHSIGIPLDVYKHEVFMRKIDDDVPEDTVLEEIQKGYLLNKFVLRTAKVVVSQKSKQENIQNLEKTGEEKGG; this is encoded by the coding sequence ATGTCAAATGAAGCTGAAAAAGATACGAACCATCCATCAGAAAAAGTGGAAGTTGTGCAACCATCCGAGGTGCTATTTGCAGAACAACAGGCAATTATCCAGTCTCTAAAACAAGAATTGGAATCGGGTAAGAAAAAGATTTGTGAAACCCAGGAAGCTATGCGGAGACTTGCCGCTGATTTTGATAATTACCAAAAACGGGTAGTAAAAGAACGTCAGGATATTGAACGCACAGCCACTGCATCATTGATCAAAAAGCTATTGGATATTTACGAGAGCCTGGAAAAAGCGATTTGTTCGTCAAAAGATGCGGCAGGAAATGAAATTGTGGATGGGATTAAATTAATTTTTAAAGAATTTTCCCGCATTATGAAGTCAGAAGGTCTGGAACCTATACATTCTATAGGCATCCCTTTGGATGTTTATAAGCACGAGGTCTTCATGCGAAAGATAGATGATGATGTCCCTGAAGATACCGTTTTGGAAGAGATTCAAAAGGGTTATTTACTAAATAAATTTGTATTAAGAACTGCAAAAGTGGTAGTATCACAGAAATCAAAACAGGAAAATATTCAGAATCTGGAAAAGACAGGAGAGGAAAAAGGAGGTTAA